The Kocuria turfanensis genome includes the window TGGTGACCAGACCGCGTTCCCGTAGCCTCACCAGCGCCTCCCGGGCAGTGACCATGGCCACCCCCAGTGACGAGGCCAGCTCGGCCTCGCTGGGAAGCCGGTCCCCGTCGGCGAGGACGCCCGCTGTAATGCCCTGCATAATCCGGTCTTCCACGCGCTGGGCTCGTCCGGCGTCCCCCAGTGGCGCAAAGACCGCCGACAGCAGGCGTTGCTGGGTGGTGTGCACCGGCGCCTCCGCTCTTCGTCTGCATGCGTCGAGATGTGAGGGTCGCAACCCTCTCGTTCCGCACAAATCTACGCGGCACCCTTCTCAATAGCTATGTCTTATGGTTCCATAGGTTTTCCTGACTGTGGTGCTCATCACGAGATACCCTCCCGAAAGGACGCCTGTTGTGCCTGTCCCTGCTGCTCTCCGTCCCTCGCCAGCTGTAACGGATGCATCCGGGGCAGACCCGGCTATCGCCCTCCATCGGGTCGACAAGACGTTCGGAGACTTCCACGCGGTCAAAGACCTCACCCTGGACATTCGCCGGGGGGAGTTCTTCTCCCTGCTGGGCCCTTCCGGTTCGGGCAAGACCACGGTCCTGCGCATGATCGCCGGGTTCGAATTGCCCACGGGAGGTGCGATCTCCCTAGGCGGACGAGATGTCACCTCCGCGGCGCCCTTCGACCGTGACGTGAATACCGTCTTCCAGGACTATGCGCTCTTCCCGCACCTGACCGTCGCCCAGAACGTCGAGTACGGACTACGGGTGCGTGGCATGTCCCGTGCGGAACGGGCCCGCCGGGTGCAGGACGCACTGGAGCTGATCCGGTTACCCCATGTCTCCGACCGCCGCCCGTCCCAGTTGTCCGGCGGGCAGCGCCAACGTGTCGCGTTGGCCCGGGCGCTGGTGCTTCGTCCGCAGGTTCTGCTGCTGGACGAGCCGCTGGGGGCCCTGGACAAGCAGCTGCGGGAACAGATGCAGGTCGAGCTCAAGCAGATCCAGCGGGAGGTCGGGATCACCTTCGTGTTCGTCACCCATGATCAGGAGGAGGCTCTGACCCTGTCCGACCGCGTGGCCGTGTTCAACGAGGGCACCGTGGAACAGGTCGGCACCCCTGAGGACCTCTACGCCCGGCCCGCCACCCGGTTCGTGGCCACGTTCCTGGGCACCACGAACCTGGTGGAGGGCGAGCTGGCGCGCGTCCTCACCGGCCGGCCGAGCGTGCTCAGCATCCGTCCCGAGCGCATCCACATCCATCCGCTGGGCAGCGCCGTGGACGAGGGCCGGTGCGCCGTCGAGGCGGTCATCGAGGAGCAGATCTACACCGGGCCCACCACCCGGTACGTCGCCCGCACCGATGACGGGACCCGCCTGATCGTCCAGGAGCAGAACGACTCCCACAGCACGGCCTCCGACCGCGGTGACCGCGTGCAACTGCAGTGGTCCCGCCGCTTCAACTACGAAATCTGACCTTTCGTCCCTGCCACGTCCTGCCACATCCGTCCGAGAGAAAGCGCGTCCCATGAAATTCACCAAGGTTCTGCCGCTGGCGGCCCTCACCACCCTGTCCCTCGCCCTCACCGGATGCGGCGAGAGCACCCCGGCATCCTCCTCCGCTTCCAGCGGCATCCAGGTCCCCGACCTGCCCGCGGCCACCGAGGTCGGCGAAGGGGAAGGGCAGGTCAACATCGTCGCCTGGGCCGGGTTCGTGGAGGACGGATCCACCAACCCGGACGCCGACTGGGTGAGCGCGTTCGAGAAGGAGACAGGTTGTCAGGTCAACCGCAAGGTGGGCGCCACGTCCGATGAGATGGTCCAGCTCATGCGCACCGGAGAGTATGACCTGGTCTCCGCCTCCGGCGACGCCTCCCTGCGCCTGATTGCCGGCGGCGATGTCGCCCCGATCAACACCGAGCTCGTCCCCAACTTCGGCAACGTCGTGGAAGGCCTGAAGGGACAGGTCTACGACACCCTCAACGGCAAGAGCTACGGCGTCCCGATCGGTCGTGGCGCCAACGTGCTGATGTACAACACCGAGGAGGTAGCCGAGGCCCCCGATTCCTGGGCCCCCACCTGGGAGGAGGACAGCGCCTACAAGGGGGCCGTCATGGCCTATGACTCTCCCATCTACATCGCCGACGCAGCCCTGTACCTGATGGCCACCCAGCCCGAGCTGGGGATCACCAATCCCTACGCCTTGGACCAGGAGCAGCTGGCCGCCGCCGTCGAGCTGCTCAAGCAGCAGAACGGTATCGTCGGTGAGTACTGGAACGACGCGCTCAAGGCCGTTTCCTCCATCTCCTCGGGCACGGCACAGATGGGCACCGGCTGGCAGGTGATCGTGAACCTGGCCCAGGCCGACGGCGGCAAGGTCGAGTCCGTGCTGCCCAAGGAAGGCGCCACCGGTTGGTCCGACACCTGGATGATCTCGGCGAAGTCCAAGAACCCCAACTGTGCCTACCAGTGGATGGACTGGGCCTCCTCACCGGAGGTCAACGCGAAGATCGCCCAGAACTTCGGCATGGCCCCGGCCAACTCGCTGGCCTGCGAGGGCTCGACGAAGAACGAAGAGCACTGCGAGAGCTTCCACGCCACCGACGAGGAGTACTACAAGAACGTGTGGATGTGGACCACTCCCGTGGAGCAGTGCATCGACGGCCGCACCGACGTCACCTGCACCAACTACCAGGAGTGGACCAAGGCGTGGACCGAGGTCAAGGGCTGACATGCAACGGCGGCGGGCCGGGGGGCGAGAAGCCTGGCCGCCCCCGGCCCGCCGCACCCAGGGACCTAGACAACCATCCTGAGGAGGACTGGCGGCTCCCCGCCGCCGCAGACGACCATGGCGACGACCCACACCACACCTGTTGCGGCACCTGACCCCGCACCCACCGACGGCGCTGCGCCTCCCCGCCCGCACGGCTCCGGGGACCGGTTTTCCCGCCTGCTCCACGCACATCCGCGCCTGCGCCTGGGCGCCCTGCTGAGTTTGCCCATGGCGTGGCTGGGTGTCCTCTACATCGGCTCACTGGTCCTGCTGTTTATCACCGCGTTCTGGTCCACGGATCCTTTCACGTCGAAGGTCATCCCGGGATTCACCTTGGAGAACTTCCGGGAGATCCTTACTGTCCCCGCCTATCAGCAGACCGCTCTGCGCACCGTGGGGATCGCCCTGGCCGTGACCGCGTTGTGCGCGCTACTGGCCCTGCCCCTGGGGTTGTACATGGCGAAGATCGCCTCACCGCGCATGCGGGCGGTTCTGGCCATCGGCATCACCCTGCCGCTGTGGGCCGGATACCTCGTCAAGGTCTTCTCCTGGCGCATCACCTTCATGACCGGCGGGCCACTGGACTGGCTGCTCACCCCCCTGGGCTTGAACGGCCCCGGATACGGCACCGCGGCTCTGGTGGTGACGTTGTCCTATCTGTGGTTCCCCTACATGGCGGTCCCGGTGTACGCCGCCTTCCGCCAGATCCCGGACAACCTCTTCGACGCCTCCGCCGACCTGGGCGCCAAGGGCTGGACCACCGTACGGACCGTGGCGCTGCCCTTGCTGAAGCCGGCTTTCATCGCGGGGTCCATCTTCACGTTCTCTCTCAGCCTCGGCGACTACATCGCCGCGCAGTTCGTCGGCGGCACCACCCAGGTGATCGGCACGGTCATCGCCTCCAACATCAACCTCAACCCGCCGTTGGCCGCGGCGTTCGCCACGGTACCGGTGGTGGTCGTCGTGGCCTATCTCTTCCTGGCCCGCAAATCCGGCGCCCTGCAGCAACTCTAGGAAGGCCCCACCGATGACTCTTTCCCGTCCCGCCAAGGTCCTCCTGCGGGTCTTCGCCGGCCTCGTGATGGCCGCCATCTACCTCCCGCTGCTGCTAGTGATCCTCAATTCCTTCAATGCCACGACTTCCGGGGCGTTCCCCATCTCGGACTTCACCACACGTTGGTGGGTGGCCGCCTGGCACAACGAAGGAGTACGGGCCGCCTTGTGGACCTCGATACAGGTGGCCACCATTGCGACCGTCATCGCCCTGGTGCTGGGCACCATGATCGCCTTCGCGCTCTCCCGTTACGCCTTCTTCGGCAAGAACGTCGTCAATCTGCTGGTGGTCCTGCCCATCGCCCTGCCCGGAATCGTCACCGGAGTGGCGCTGAACAACACCTTCAAGACCGTGCTCGAGCCGCTGGGTATCGGTCTGGGCCTGTTCTCCGTGATCGTCGGTCACGCCACCTTCTGCGTGGTCATGGTGTTCAACAACGTCCAGGCCCGACTCGGAAGAATGAACCGTGGCCTGGAGGAAGCAGCCATGGACATGGGAGCGAACCTGCCCAGAACCTTCATCGACGTCACCTTCCCCGGGTTCCGCTCCGCATTCATCGGCGGAGGCCTGCTGGCCTTCGCCCTGAGCTTCGACGAGATCGTAGTCACCACATTCACTGCACCTCCAGGAACGGAAACCCTGCCGATCTGGATCTTCAACAACATGTCCCGCCCCAACCAAGCCCCGGTGGTCAACGTCATCGCAGCCGTACTCATCATCGTCTCGATGATCCCGGTCTACCTCTCCCAACGACTCACTGGAGATGACAAACGCTAAGGACCCGCCCCGTCCGTCTACTATCCATCGGCACACCACCTGACCACAGAGCAGGAGACATTACAGTGACCTTCACGCCCTCTCGATCGACCGGCCACAACGGCAAGCAGCATGCCGACCGGCTCGCCTACCGCAGCGTCAACCCCGCCACCGGTCAGCTCGTGGCCGAGTACGCCACCGCCACCGACGCCGAGGTCGAAGCGGCCGTTGCGGCCGCCGATACCGCCTTCCACCAGTGGCGGGCGGTTCCGGTCGAGGAGCGGGCAGCCGTGGCCGCCCGGGTCGGTGATCTGTTCGCCGCCCGGGTCGAAGAACTGGCGGCCATCGCCACCGAAGAGATGGGCAAGCCGATCTCCGAAGCCCGCGGGGAGGTGGAGTTCTGCGCGGAGATCTTCGCCTACTTCGCAGCCCAGGGCCCGACCCTCGCCGCCGATCAGCCCATCACCGCCTCGGCCGGCGGGCAAGCGGTGATCCAGAAGCGCCCCGTCGGGGTGCTGCTGGGGATCATGCCGTGGAATTACCCCTTCTACCAGGTCGCCCGTTTCGTCGCCCCCAATCTCGTCCTGGGCAACACGATGGTGCTCAAACACGCCGAGTCATGCCCGCGCTCTGCCCTGGCCCTCCAACAGCTACTCGACGACGCCGGGGTCCCGGCCGGGGCCTACACCACCCTTTTCGCCTCCCATGACCAGATCGCCCAGGTCATCGCCGATCCACGAGTGCAGGGGGTGTCGCTCACCGGCTCCGAACGCGCCGGAGCTGCCGTGGCCGAGATCGCCGGGCGGAATCTGAAGAAGGTCGTGCTCGAGCTCGGCGGGTCCGATCCCTACATCGTCCTGGACACCGATGACGTGACCGCCTCGGCCCAGGCGGCGTTCACCACCCGGATGGGCAACACCGGCCAGGCCTGCAACTCCAACAAGCGGATGATCGTCTCCTCCGAAATCTACGACGAGTTCGTCACCGAACTCACCCGCCAGGCCAACACCCTCATCCCTGGCGACCCTGCCGCCGATACGCCGGGCACCTACGCACCGCTGTCCTCACGGGCCGCCGCCGAGGGTCTGGTTGCCCAGATCCGGGCGGCCGTGGAGGCCGGGGCCACCCTGCACGCCGGCGGGAAGCTCCTCGAGGGGCCCGGGGCCTACCTCGCCCCGGCCGTGCTCACCGGTATCACCCCGGACATGGCCGCCTACCACCAGGAGCTCTTCGGTCCGGTGGCCGTGGTCTACAAGGTCGAGAACGACGAGGATGCCCTCGCCCTGGCCAACGACACCCCTTACGGACTCGGCGGGGCGGTCTTCAGCACCGACCCGGCCCGCGCCCGGCGGGTCGCCGAAGGCCTGGAAGCCGGCATGGCCGTCGTCAACGCCGCCGAGGCCGAGGGCGCCGAAATGCCCTTCGGCGGCGTCAAGCGCTCCGGCTACGGCCGGGAACTCGGGCCCCTGGGCATGGACGAGTTCGTCAACAAACGCCTGCTCTACATCAACGACTGAGCACGAGTCAGGGCCTGCGCCCGGCCGTCCATAAAAGTTGAGGGCAAGCCCTCTCATCCGCGGGGTCGGTTCAACCCCCTTGGCTGGGGCGCGGATGCTCGAAGAACAACCCCTAACTACCTCACCACTCCGGAGGTTCCTCATGCTTGAAGGCCTCGAGCAAAGCACGCAGGTGCACGACCTGTCGCATCTGCGCCCGGGTGACTTTGTACAGGCCCGTTTGCCGGGCACCCTGCTGGTCTATGAAGGCCATGTCGAGACCGTCGTACCGCCACAAGGCGTGCTGTGGATACGCCACGGCGCGTTCCAGGAGCGAAGGCTCATCGCCCTCGACGAGTACGACATGTTCACAGCACCTGCCTCCAGTCCTGTCTTGGAGCAACCGACAGAGTATTGACCTGCCGCGGACCGGGAGCTGTTCCTTAGACCCCAGGGCCACCTGTTCAGCAAAGAGCGCCCCGAGGGAGACCGGACATCGATGGAATCGTTTCCTCCTCGGCAGCCGATCAGGCGGTCTGACCGGGTACCCTGCCGTCGTTCGGACAAACGCGCGTAGACAGGGTGGGACGAGTGCTCTCACCAGTTTCTATTCGTCCTGCTTAGTGACCGATAGCCGGCCATATGTAAAGCACCGGGCGCCCATTTGCTGTACCGCCCCGACGGGAAGGCCTAAGTGTAAGAGGGCATGACGTTATTGGCGCGGGCCGGGGTGCGTGAGGCCGGGGGCTGATCGCCGCAGGCGGTGTGGGGCCGATGGTAGTTGAAGTGGTTCACCCAGACCCCGATCGCGTCCCGGCGGTCCTGCTCACTGGAATAGGGGCGGGCGTAGAGGACCTCGTCGGCCAGCAGTCGGTTGTACCGCTCGACCTTGCCGTTGTGCCGGGGCGTATAGGGCTTGATGCGCTGGTGCCGGCCGGCGAGGGCCTCCACGCACCGGGTGAAGTCGCGGGCCTTGTAGTTGGCGCCGTTGTCCGTGACGACTCGGTGGATCCTCTGGATCCCGTGGGCGGAGAAGAAGGCTCTTGCCCGGCAGAAGAACCCGATCGTCGTCACCGCCTTCTCGTCGGCCAGGGCCTCGGTGTAGGCCAGCCTCGAGAAGCCGTCCACGGCCGAGTGCAGGTAGGTGTAGCCGACCTTCGCCCCGGGCCCGCGCTTGGACTGCTTGGCCTCGGCGCTGCCGCGGCCGTGGGCGCGCCAGCCGCCGCCGTCGGGGATCCGCCCGACCTTCTTCACGTCCAGGTGGACCATGTGCCCGGGCCAGGCGGCACGGATCCGCTGGGGCGGGCGTCTCAGGTCGTCCCCGGCTGGAGTGAGGTCGCGCAGGCGGGAGATGCCCAGGCGGGCCAGCCAGCGACCGACCGTGCGCAGGTGCATTTCGTGCCCGAGATCCAGCAGGTGGCGGTGGATCCGCCTGGCCGACCATTTCCGGTCTCGCCGGAGGGACTCGATCAGCTCCACGACGGCCGCCGGGGTGCGCTGAGGGCTGTGCCTTGGGACCGAGGGACGATCGGCCAGCCCCGCCTCACCGGCGGCGAGATAGCGGGCCACCCAGGTCGCCACCGTGGGGCGGCTGACCCGGAACTCGGCGGCCACATGGGCCTTCGGGATCCCGTCCTCGAGGTGACGGCGGACCATGCGCAGCCGGCCGGTCGGGGTCAAAGGTGCATTAATGTGGGGCATGAACGGGCTCTCTTGCTGCGGACGGACGGTGTAGGAACTTCCATCCTGTGGCGAGGAGCCCGTTCCTCATCTCACCGGCACACCCGCGGCAAGAACCTCATGCCCCACAACACCTAAGGCTGCCCCAACGATTGAACCGTCCGCGGAAAGCATCGGAGGGGCTGTAGCCGTAGCTCCTGCCCGGTGGGGTCGACCTGGATGACCGGCCCAGGATATTTCGGCTCTCTCGGAACCCACCAGCCAATGGCGCCCGGCGGGGGCAGCCTGTGGCACCGGGTCCGTGGTGGGGTGCGCCTAGGCTCCGGTGACGACGCGGGTGAATTCGGTCCAGGTGTCGCTGTCGTTGCGGTAGGTGTAGCGCTGGTCGCTGCGGATGCGGCCGGCCTCTCCGGCGCGCAGGACCAGGGCGGACCCGCTGGTGATGATGATGAGTTCCCCGGCGTGGACCTGGTGCAGTTCTTCGGTCCCGGCCGTGTCCGGCTGGGCGTGGTAGGTGTCCCCCGGGGCCAGTCGCCAGGACCATAGTTCGGTGCGGGGAACGCTCTCGGTGGCGAGGAGCAGCACGGCCTCGCTGCCACGGTCCGAGCTCCACACGCGCACCGCTGCCCCGAGTCGCCCCCCGCTGGCTTCTTCCGCGGGGGTGGTGGGGGGCATGGCGAGGGAAACGAAGTCGGTGCCCAGGGCGTGGGCGATGTGGTCGACGGTCACCAGGCTGGGATTCGCCTGGCCCAGCTCGATCTGGGTCAGCATCCGCCGGCTCACCCTGGCGCGGTCGGAGAGCTCCTGGACGCTCCACCCCCGGTGCTGGCGCTGCTGGCGGATCTGTCGGCCGACCGTGGCGACGAACTCCGCGGTGGCTTCACCTTTCTCACGGGTGGCCATCCGTTCCTCCTCCGGTGAGCAACATGGTGGGCACCGGCAATGCGGCGTTCTCACCTGGTGCGCCCTGATGGTACTGCGCGCTTTCATCGGCACGCTGCGCTCTGGGGCGCTTCCGCTGGCGGCTCGGCCAGGCCGGGCCGTTGCCGGCGGCCCTGGTCCCGTCGCCTCCTACTGAGTCGGCCTGCACCGAGCGAGTGGACCTTTGGGCTGCTCGAGCGTCGACGTCCGTCACCTGACCTCAAGGCCTTCCCGGTCCGCGCCCTGATCGGACTCAGGGGCGGGACGCGGTCGGAGCGTCAGATCCTTGGGGCGCAGCTCGCTGACCAGGACACCGACGACGATCAGCACGGCCCCCAGGATCGCCAGGCCCGGCAGGCGATCCCCGGCGATACGCCCGATAATCCCGCCCCACACCGGTTCCCCGGCGTAGATGACGGTGGCCCGGGTGGCCGACACAGAGCGCTGCGCCCAGTTCATCGCCCACTGAATCAGGATGCTCGCCGCCCCGAGCCCGACCCCGGCCACCAGCCACACCCAGGAGAACCCCGGAACCCGTTCGCCGGTCACGGGCATCATCGCGAAGGACAGCAACCCGGCCATCAGCACCTGCACCACGGTGACCCGGCGGGCATCCACCGTGCCGGCGAAACGACTGATGAGCACGATCTCCACCGCGCAGGCCACCGCACTGAACAACGTGAGCGTCTCCCCGGGGCTCAGCCCACCCAACCCGGCGTCCGGACCAGCCAGCAACACCAACCCCGCGAAGGCGAACGCCACCCCGACCAGGGTCATCACCGCCGGGGCCTTGCGCAGCAACACCCACTGCAGCAGAGGCACCATCGGCACGTACAAGGCAGTGATGAACGCCGACTGGCTGGCCGTGATCGTCTGCAGCCCCACCGTCTGCAGGCCGTAACCGAAGAAGATCGACGTCCCGATCACCGCACCGGCGCCGATCTCCTGCCAGGTGATGCCCCGCAGCACGCGCCAGAACACCACCGCCCCGATCAACCCGGCCACCACGAAGCGGACCCCAACGAAGAACAACGGGCCGGTGTGGGCCATTGCCACATGGATGATCAGGAAGGTCGCCCCCCAGATCATGGTGATGCCGATCAGGATCAGTTCGGGGCGACTGACGCGGAGCCTGTTTCCGCCGGTACGAAAGAAGGTGTGCCACACACACCTCAGCGTATGAGAAATATAATGCTCATGCCAAGGTGAAGACCTGGTGCCCTGGCAGGAACCCTTAGCGCAGGGTCGCGGCCCTGGGAAACGTCCGGTAGCCGGCCATGTGTAAAGCGGCGGTCCTCGATTTGCTCACGCACCCCCAGTCCACGGTCGAACCAGTAACTCTTCGGGCCGCCTTTGCCCTGCGGCTGCGCCCGTGACCGCAGTCGGTTGGTTACGGCTGCTGGTGTGTGTCCGGGAAGCGTTGCTGGTGGGCCGGGAGCAGGGCGGAGTAGTAGTCGGGTTCGAAGTCGATCGCGGCGACGTCCCCGCCCGTCTTGGCTCACCTTGAGTTTGACCAGAATCGGTGAGGAGCGGGTGGCGGTCTCGGTGGAGCCGGGCCGGCCTACTCTGCCCGGACGAATTCTTCGGCGTCCTGCACCTGTTGGCCTGTGGGGCGGATACCCGTGTACAGCACGAACTGCTCAAGCGCCTGGATGGTGGCCACCTCCGCACCGGTGATGACCTTCTTGCCCGCCGCCCTGCCGGCTTTAATCAGCGGCGTTTCCGGCGGCAAGGCCACCACGTCGAACACGACCTCGGCGGCTTCAACGGCCGCGGCCGGAAAGGATTGAGAATCCGCTTCGGCGCTGCCTGCCATGCCGATGGGCGTGACGTTGATGATCATGTCGGCGGTGGCACCGCCCAGCTCGGCCCGCCACCTGAAGCCGTAAAGGTCAGCGAGGGCACTCCCTGTGGCCTCGTTCCGGGCAATGATGGTGACGTCGCCAAAGCCCGCGTCGCGCAGCGCAGCGGCAGCGGCCTTGGCCATGCCGCCGGCTCCCTGCAGCAGCACCGAGGAGTCGGTGGGCACGTCGTTGCGTTCTAGCAGCCGCTCAATCGCCGTGTAGTCGGTGTTGTAGGCAGTGAGGTGGCCGGCGTCGTTGACGATGGTGTTCACCGAATCAATCGCCTTCGCGGACGGATCCATCTCGTCGACTAAGGCGATGACGTCCTCCTTGTACGGCATGGAGATGGCGCAGCCGCGGATGCCCAGCCCGCGGACACCGGCGATGGCCTGCTCGAGGTTGGTGGGGGCGAAGGCCTTATAGATCCAGTTCAGCCCGAGCTGTTCGTAGAGGTAGTTGTGGAAGCGGGTCCCGTTGTTGCTCGGCCGGGCCGAAAGCGAGATGCACATGGTCATGTCTTTGTTCAGAATCGGCACCCCTCCATTAAATGGCCAAGCCGGCATTGAACTCCTACTACAACGCCACCCGCACGGGTATTGGCCGGTAGCCGGGCCATATGTGAAGTGATGAGACTTGGCCACTCCTGTAGCCGGGGTACACGGGCCGAGCAGCGTCTGCCCATCCATCCCTCGGATCTCGATTGCGCCTTGTACTGCGGGCAAGCCAGGTCAAGAAGTCACCTGCTCGTGTGGCAGTCCCGTCCTGCCCGAGGCAGCAAAGGCATAGGACAGGCCACATCGGGCTCATTCCGATGGTGGGCAGATGGATTTTCTGTTGATGAAGCGCGCCTTCAGTCGCGCGGGCGAGGCGGCCGGGTATGCGCCAGCCAGCACTTGCAGCAGCGCGGTCGCTGCAGAGACGCCCACCTCGTAGATCGGCTGGGCGATGACTGACAATGGCGGGGTCATCAGCTGGGCCCATCGGGCGTCGTCGAACATCACGAAGGACATGTTTTTGGGGATCTCCAGGTTTCTGTGCTGGAGGGCGAGCAGCACGTCCAGGGCGATCAGACCGTCCGAGGCGAGAATGGCAGTGGGGGGTGACTCCAGGGCCAGCAGCTCATCAATGATTCTTGCAGTGACCCTTTCACCGAGTGCATTGAAGCGTATGAGGTCTTTGGTCGGCTCCACACCGTATTGCTGCAGTCCATCGACAATTCCCGTGAGCCTGTCCTGCACCGAAGATACGGGAATGCGCATCCCCGGGCGGTACGTCTCTCCGTGCGTCTGCAGCGAGGAGATGAAGGCGATGCGCCGGTGGCCGGCTGCCAGCAATGTCGATGTTGCTTCTTTCGCAGCAGGAGCGATGTGCACGCTTGCTGAAACGGCAGGCAATGTTTCAATCTGTCGGTCCAGAAGAACCAGCGGAACGCCAGCCCGGTGAGTGTCTTGGAGATGGTCCGTGACCAGGGCTGTCGCTGGTGCGACGATGAGCCCATCGACACGTTTTTCGAGGAGAATCCGCACGGCGTCAACTTCGGCTTCCGGATTCTCTGAGGTGTTAATCAGGATGACGTCGTAACCGGCTTTCTTGGCGATGTCTGAGATCCCGCGGGTGGCCAAGCCGAAGTAGTCGTTCTCAATGTCGCCGACCACCACGCCGATGGTCTTCGTCTCGCCCGTATTGATACTGCGTGCAAGCACGTTGGGTCTGTAGCCGAGTTCCTCTGCGGCGGCCTGCACCTTCTCCCGAGCAGCGGCACTGACTGTGCCGTAGGACCCCAGCGCGCGGGCGGCACTGGACTTCGAGACTCCCGCCCGCCTGGCCACATCGGCGATCGTTGCAGGCCTCGTCTTCTGCGGAATCATGAGGCGCCTCCTTCGTTTTGACCATTGACGCCCACTCCCGACGCCGGTAGCGTGCGTCACACCCGACTGACACCGGTGTCAGTCTATCGGGTGACACCGGTGTCAGACGAGCCCGGGCTCGCTGCCTCCCTCAATCGGCACCTCGAGACGAATGGAACCTCGCCATGAACATCCTCAGGAATTTCCGCACTGCCGCGACCACGGGTTTGATTGGGTTGACCTTGATGACCGCCACTGCGTGTGGTGGAACCGGGGATGCATCGGGTGCAGGAGCCGAGGACAATCCGTTTAACTTGATCGAGCCTGGCACGATGCGGGTGGCCAGTGTGGGGGATCTGCGGCCGTACACCTACACCGACGAGAACGGTGAATTCACCGGTTTTGACGTGGAGCTCTTGGAGGACGTGGCCGGCCGGATCGGTGTTGAGGAAGTGGTCTTCACCGGGCAGGACTTCTCTGGGTTGCTCGCGGCGGTGGCCAATGGCCAGTACGACGTTGGGGCGGCTGCCATCGGCATCACCGAGGAGCGGCAGCAGACGGTCGATTTCTCCGAGGGTTATCTGGCCGGGTTCCTGTCGGTCGTGACCCCGAAGGACTCCGACATCGCCTCGGAGGAGGATCTGGCCGGTGGTCGGATGGGGGTGGTGCAGGGGACCCTGCAGGAGGCCTACGCGGTGAAGAACCTGCCCGACACGGAACTGGTGCGCTTCCCGGACAACAACGCCGCCATCTCCGCGCTGAACAGCGGGACTGTGGACGCCCACTTCCTCGACTACGAGTCGGCCAAGAAGTACGTCGAGCAGTACGACCTGGTCAGTGCCGTGGAGATTCCCTCTTTCGACGCCCCGGCCGG containing:
- a CDS encoding DMT family transporter encodes the protein MWHTFFRTGGNRLRVSRPELILIGITMIWGATFLIIHVAMAHTGPLFFVGVRFVVAGLIGAVVFWRVLRGITWQEIGAGAVIGTSIFFGYGLQTVGLQTITASQSAFITALYVPMVPLLQWVLLRKAPAVMTLVGVAFAFAGLVLLAGPDAGLGGLSPGETLTLFSAVACAVEIVLISRFAGTVDARRVTVVQVLMAGLLSFAMMPVTGERVPGFSWVWLVAGVGLGAASILIQWAMNWAQRSVSATRATVIYAGEPVWGGIIGRIAGDRLPGLAILGAVLIVVGVLVSELRPKDLTLRPRPAPESDQGADREGLEVR
- a CDS encoding LacI family DNA-binding transcriptional regulator; its protein translation is MIPQKTRPATIADVARRAGVSKSSAARALGSYGTVSAAAREKVQAAAEELGYRPNVLARSINTGETKTIGVVVGDIENDYFGLATRGISDIAKKAGYDVILINTSENPEAEVDAVRILLEKRVDGLIVAPATALVTDHLQDTHRAGVPLVLLDRQIETLPAVSASVHIAPAAKEATSTLLAAGHRRIAFISSLQTHGETYRPGMRIPVSSVQDRLTGIVDGLQQYGVEPTKDLIRFNALGERVTARIIDELLALESPPTAILASDGLIALDVLLALQHRNLEIPKNMSFVMFDDARWAQLMTPPLSVIAQPIYEVGVSAATALLQVLAGAYPAASPARLKARFINRKSICPPSE
- a CDS encoding shikimate 5-dehydrogenase; the encoded protein is MPILNKDMTMCISLSARPSNNGTRFHNYLYEQLGLNWIYKAFAPTNLEQAIAGVRGLGIRGCAISMPYKEDVIALVDEMDPSAKAIDSVNTIVNDAGHLTAYNTDYTAIERLLERNDVPTDSSVLLQGAGGMAKAAAAALRDAGFGDVTIIARNEATGSALADLYGFRWRAELGGATADMIINVTPIGMAGSAEADSQSFPAAAVEAAEVVFDVVALPPETPLIKAGRAAGKKVITGAEVATIQALEQFVLYTGIRPTGQQVQDAEEFVRAE